In Altererythrobacter aquiaggeris, the genomic stretch GTCAATTGCGGACAAGCCATCGCGAAACACGCGCGCGTGCCGCGCCAGCGTAGCGCGCGAATAGACATAAACGGGTGTACCGACCTGCGCTGCGATAGCGGGCAGGGGCACATTCTCGCAGTGCAGCACGCCGCCTTTGATCTGAAAATGGTCCATATAATGCGCCGGATTATTCGGGAGGAAGGTCGAAAGGATCGTCTTCACGTTCTTCCGAACGTTTGCGCAGTTCGACGCTTCGTTCAGGCACCGCAAGCGTATCTGGCTCGAGCAATTCGTCAGCCGAAGCCGGCCGCGCCTCGCCATAAGCTGCGGGCGGCAATGATCTGCCTTCGACAGGTTTTAAATCGGATTTCTGGCCGCAGGCAGATAACGACGCTGCAACCACCACCAGTGCGAGATAACGCATTATTCCTCCATCCCCAGCGCGAGCCGCGCTTCGGCGACGCGCTGCCTTACTTCGCTTGGCGCAGTTCCGCCATAGGAAGCTCTGGCTGCAACCGAGGCATCGATTGAAAGGGCGGAAAAAACCCGTTCGTCAATCCGCGCGTCGATGGCTTTGAGATCGGACAGGGCTAATTCGCCTAGCGCCTTGCCTTGTTGCTCCGCCAGACGAACCGCTTCGCCGGTGATGTGGTGCGCCTCGCGGAACGGGATATCGGCTTTGGTCACCAGCCAATCCGCAAGATCGGTCGCCGTTGCATAGCCGCGTTCAGCAGCTGCGCGCATATTATCGACATTGAACTGCGTCTCGGCAATCATCGCGGCCATAGCGGCCAGCGACAATTCGAGCAGGCTTGCAGCCTCGAATACAGGGGGCTTATCGTTCTGCATATCCTTCGAATAGGCGAGCGGCAGCCCCTTCATCGTTACCATCAATGCAGTCGCTGCGCCGATAATCCGCCCCGAATGGCCCCGTACCAGTTCAGCCGCATCGGGGTTTTTCTTCTGCGGCATGATCGAACTGCCGGTGCTGAGAGCATCAGGCAGCCGAATAAAGCCGAA encodes the following:
- a CDS encoding lipoprotein produces the protein MRYLALVVVAASLSACGQKSDLKPVEGRSLPPAAYGEARPASADELLEPDTLAVPERSVELRKRSEEREDDPFDLPPE